Proteins encoded by one window of Lathyrus oleraceus cultivar Zhongwan6 chromosome 1, CAAS_Psat_ZW6_1.0, whole genome shotgun sequence:
- the LOC127083368 gene encoding basic form of pathogenesis-related protein 1-like yields MGSFSILCILSLILIVSCSNITSAQDSPADYLKPHNAARSAIEGFNIPNLVWDNKIAAFAQNYANQRKDCKVIPSGGNGGHYGENLAISNGYISGAEAVKLWVDEQPHFDHYNNKCIDGECLHYTQVIWNDSLRVGCGKVKCDNGGTFITCNYYPPGNIPGQDPF; encoded by the coding sequence ATGGGTTCATTTTCGATATTGTGTATTTTAAGTTTGATACTCATTGTGAGTTGCAGTAACATTACAAGCGCCCAAGACTCACCAGCCGATTATTTGAAACCGCACAACGCAGCAAGATCAGCTATTGAAGGTTTTAACATTCCAAATCTTGTTTGGGACAACAAAATTGCAGCTTTTGCACAAAACTATGCTAATCAACGCAAGGATTGTAAAGTGATTCCCTCGGGTGGTAATGGTGGACACTATGGTGAGAATCTTGCCATTAGCAATGGCTACATAAGTGGTGCGGAAGCAGTGAAATTGTGGGTGGATGAACAACCTCACTTTGATCATTATAATAACAAATGCATTGATGGTGAATGTCTTCATTATACTCAGGTGATTTGGAATGATTCATTACGTGTTGGATGTGGCAAAGTAAAATGTGATAATGGAGGCACATTTATTACTTGCAATTATTATCCTCCTGGCAACATTCCAGGCCAAGATCCATTCTAA